One window of the Branchiostoma lanceolatum isolate klBraLanc5 chromosome 3, klBraLanc5.hap2, whole genome shotgun sequence genome contains the following:
- the LOC136430677 gene encoding uncharacterized protein yields the protein MKDLQDKLDRCGRSDVTTVLRRLEEEGHTTRAPSTYSSFLKQLAMSTPVSGMTQIAWDDVAQRIVKRVAGGKVDLTDSSCHKYLGHLQKRAPVLADFVCSVTVAGRIPSDVSPVLLSLMAVLHETFEAVEVPASFPDPTPESPHSSFFPAYSLVCGLPRFAMNEARKRKETDSCRKESYGHPSLTPGLFTLFCPHGVCFGFEVMRSCESPQHPFEIIRTRFKTAPRTIVYDNACQLHRYVMNRDPHFFKKTQFLVNRFHWKGHVGCSLGYCMDSYSASVDIRTINSQVNEQANSGLARMKSQLSYMKPPNFMFHASLFLAVRNMDARRKTPDH from the coding sequence ATGAAGGACCTGCAGGACAAGTTGGACCGGTGTGGCCGTAGTGATGTGACAACCGTCCTCAGGCGTCTGGAGGAAGAAGGACACACGACTCGCGCTCCGTCAACGTACAGCTCTTTCTTGAAGCAGCTCGCGATGAGTACTCCTGTCTCTGGGATGACACAGATCGCCTGGGACGATGTCGCCCAACGTATCGTCAAGAGAGTAGCAGGAGGTAAGGTGGACTTGACTGACTCTAGCTGCCATAAGTACCTTGGACATCTACAGAAGAGGGCACCAGTGCTGGCGGATTTTGTCTGTAGCGTAACGGTAGCAGGTCGCATCCCTTCCGACGTCTCCCCGGTTCTCCTCTCTCTTATGGCTGTTCTGCATGAGACCTTTGAGGCTGTTGAAGTACCTGCCAGCTTTCCTGACCCTACCCCTGAATCTCCGCATTCCTCCTTCTTCCCTGCCTACTCTCTGGTCTGTGGTTTGCCTAGGTTTGCTATGAATGAAGCGAGGAAACGCAAGGAGACTGACAGCTGTCGGAAAGAATCGTACGGGCATCCCAGTTTAACTCCCGGCCTATTTACCTTATTCTGTCCTCATGGAGTCTGTTTTGGGTTCGAAGTCATGCGTAGCTGTGAATCACCCCAACACCCCTTCGAGATCATCAGGACGCGGTTCAAGACGGCACCTAGAACCATCGTGTACGACAACGCCTGCCAGCTGCACAGGTATGTGATGAACAGGGATCCGCACTTCTTCAAGAAGACTCAATTTCTTGTTAACAGGTTCCACTGGAAAGGCCATGTCGGTTGCTCACTTGGGTATTGTATGGACAGCTACTCCGCTTCAGTGGACATCCGCACTATCAACTCCCAGGTCAACGAGCAAGCCAACTCCGGTCTCGCCAGGATGAAGTCACAGCTGTCGTATATGAAGCCTCCGAACTTCATGTTTCACGCTTCCTTGTTCTTGGCGGTCAGGAATATGGATGCTCGACGGAAAACCCCAGATCACTGA
- the LOC136430675 gene encoding beta-1,4 N-acetylgalactosaminyltransferase 1-like, producing the protein MFTAEFMLQTVAVLLCSGNQVTQLEDSTCGCSAVMAVMNFSLPEMRVRSRTKVVAAGLLLLLTLGTIVFQGTKVGSRSRHDILYAPSSWQNTQKSQLNNDYPWKGGGLQHIPYVWKDTVARRVLPDGNCSCPDETPLISIPLYPYASSKYFGSDFASNPDELKEVMNQRNKEKERLEQRAPPLGPVLFANGKSPLSYPTQGLRVEPMGSIVIPGLKLEELAERTETFDIQLNAQLGVLTTLADIPSVIVEGGGTKHLSISSGSLDHLNRQLQFLAYTNTDFDPDTVDYADIRYIYFQGTIPIRIQHKRFLQIFDFPQDDIAARVTIVTKTFLRYNMLLQLIDSVRQFYPTITIIIADDSEHPEKVEGENIEHYIMPYKKGWFAGRNLAVSQVTTPYFLWVDDDFIFTQKTKIELLLQVAENTNLDVIGGVVRDDLGLARRFTHKIRIEDGDDLGDCLFKSKGYYHAVEGFPDCVLADVIINFFLADTMKVQNVRFDPRLARIGHTEFFMDGLGKLRVASCSHVAIDHASKIWPLWQDKKYKQFRDPVNAEVNKKSWFYKYNLKCIHSE; encoded by the exons ATGTTTACTGCGGAGTTCATGTTACAGACGGTTGCAGTTCTGCTCTGCTCAGGTAACCAAGTCACACAACTTGAAGATTCAACCTGTGGTTGCAGCGCTGTTATGGCAGTGATGAACTTCAGTCTTCCTGAAATGCGGGTCCGTAGTAGGACCAAAGTGGTGGCTGCAGGTCTTTTGTTGCTACTAACCCTTGGGACCATAGTTTTCCAAGGGACCAAGGTGGGCAGTCGGTCAAGGCATGACATCCTCTATGCCCCATCAAGTTGGCAGAACACACAAAAATCGCAACTTAACAATGACTACCCATGGAAAGGAGGTGGTCTACAGCACATACCCTATGTGTGGAAGGATACTGTCGCAAG ACGTGTTCTTCCAGATGGCAACTGCTCCTGTCCAGACGAAACTCCACTGATCTCGATTCCCCTGTACCCTTACGCATCTTCCAAATACTTTGGATCTGATTTTGCTTCCAATCCTGATGAGCTGAAAGAGGTCATGAACCAGCGCAACAAGGAGAAAGAAAGGCTTGAACAAAG GGCTCCTCCTCTAGGTCCAGTTCTTTTTGCAAACGGGAAATCTCCCCTCAGCTATCCAACACAGGGGCTGCGGGTTGAACCAATGGGAAGCATTGTTATTCCAGGTTTAAAGCTAGAGGAACTGGCTGAGCGTACGGAAACCTTTGAT ATTCAACTAAATGCCCAGTTAGGAGTGCTGACAACCCTAGCAGACATTCCCAGTGTTATTGTAGAAGGTGGAGGAACCAAACACCTATCCATCTCTTCTGGGTCACTGGATCATCTCAACAGACAGCTACAGTTTCTGGCCTACACCAACACAGACTTTGATCCAGACACAGTGGACTATG CGGACATTAGGTATATCTACTTCCAAGGAACAATTCCCATCCGAATTCAGCATAAGAGATTTCTGCAAATATTTGACTTCCCTCAAG ATGACATTGCAGCAAGGGTAACCATAGTGACAAAGACCTTCCTCAGATATAACATGCTACTACAGCTGATTGACAGTGTGCGTCAGTTCTACCCtaccatcaccatcatcatcgcAGACGACAGTGAACACCCTGAAAAGGTCGAAGGAGAAAATATAGAACACTACATCATGCCATATAAAAAG GGTTGGTTTGCAGGGCGTAACTTGGCTGTCTCCCAGGTGACCACACCCTACTTTCTCTGGGTGGATGATGACTTCATCTTCACACAGAAAACAAAGATTGAGCTTCTTCTACAAGTTGCCGAAAATACAAACCTTGACGTT ATAGGTGGTGTGGTGAGGGACGACCTTGGCCTTGCAAGACGATTTACACATAAAATCAGAATTGAGGATGGAGATGACCTCGGCGACTGCTTATTCAAAAGTAAAGGATATTACCACGCCGTAGAAGGGTTTCCAGACTGTGTGTtggctgacgtcatcattaaCTTCTTCCTTGCAGATACAATGAAGGTCCAAAATGTTAGATTTGACCCTAGGCTAGCGAGGATTGGccacacag AATTCTTCATGGACGGCCTTGGAAAGTTACGGGTGGCCTCTTGCTCCCACGTTGCTATTGATCATGCAAGCAAAATATGGCCACTTTGGCAGGACAAAAAATACAAGCAGTTTCGGGATCCAGTGAATGCCGAAGTCAACAAGAAATCTTGGTTTTATAAGTACAATCTAAAATGCATTCACTCTGAGTAA